The Syntrophorhabdaceae bacterium DNA window GGCTTCAGCCCCTTTTCCGAAAGCTCCCTCACGAGACGGTCCTGGGCTTCGGCGATTGCAGCGCCTTTTTGTTCCTCTGTCGCGGAGATTTTGCCGTTTCCGAGTGGCACCTTTACGAGTACCTTCACCGTCCCCCTGGCAGCACATTCGTCGAGAAGGCCCTGCTCGCCTCCCTGGCCCCTCACTTTTCCTGCCTCCTTTCCATCTCCGGCCGCGTGAAGGGCCGGCGCCATAAGAGCAAGAACCACCAAGAGGCAGAAAAAGAGGCTCGCCCGGCTCCTTGCTTCGATGTATCCTGCCATTGCGCCACCTCCCTTTCCTTATAGTATGTCATGGGACAGGATAATTTCAACGGGCAACCCCATGGAACAACCGGTGAATATTCTTCACCCTCCGTCCCTGCATCACCAGGATAATGACGCTCGACACGCCGACGACGATGAGCCCTATGTCCTCGGTGATTCCGAGGCTCAGGGCCGCGCCGAACCCTATCACGGACCAGAAAAGGGGAATGACGAGGAGGGGTGAGGCCACGGAGCGGGTAGTGAGAAGGAAGAGGCCGAAGGTAAAGATGGTGGTGGGACAGGGCGCCACGCCGAACATGGGTGAGAAGGGGAAGCCGTGGCCCGCCAGCGCTCCGAGAACCGGATAGATGCCCATTGCATAGGCGATGACCGCAAGCCCGAAGACCTGCCGTGGCCCGATCTTCTTGAGGCCATAGGCCATCTCCCCCTTGATCACTCCGAAATAGGCAAAGAGAATCGCCTGCACCACGAAAAGAATACCGAAGAAAACGGCGGCGCGATTTATCTGGGAAAAATGGAGAAAATGGTAGGCTATGCCGTTCCAGAGCCACAGGAAGGACAGGATTGCGG harbors:
- a CDS encoding DUF6064 family protein translates to MIPFTAEQFLALFARYNLAIWPLQIIFYFIGAAAILLLMRHKRGSDRIVSAILSFLWLWNGIAYHFLHFSQINRAAVFFGILFVVQAILFAYFGVIKGEMAYGLKKIGPRQVFGLAVIAYAMGIYPVLGALAGHGFPFSPMFGVAPCPTTIFTFGLFLLTTRSVASPLLVIPLFWSVIGFGAALSLGITEDIGLIVVGVSSVIILVMQGRRVKNIHRLFHGVAR